The genomic window CTGCCACCGCGGCACCTACGTGCGCAGTCTGGCGCGCGACCTTGGCCGCGCGCTGGGAGCGGGCGCGCACCTCTCGGGGCTTCGCCGCCTGTGCGTCGGCTGTTACCGTGCCGAAGAGGCGCTGCCTTACAATCCGCAGGCTCCCGCGGGCGAAACGGAACTCGCCGGGCGGATTCAGTCCGTCGAATCGCTGGCTTCCCAGTATTACAGTTACGACGCCAACGCTTTCTGCGAGAAACGGCTGAGCAACGGACTTGGCGTGTACGTGAGCTTCATGCGGTTCCGCAACCCCGGCGTGGTGCCGGTGGACGAGGGCGTGATGGTCGTAGGGAAGGACAGTCTCTGTCTCGGCGCGCTGAGAGTCGAGAACGGGCGAATGATAATCTATCCGCAGGCCAACATCCCCAAGGCGGTGAGTCTGTGATCGTCTGCATCGGAGCTTTCGACGGCTATCACCGCGGCCATTTTTCCCTGTTCCGTCAGGCGCGGGAAATGGCCGCGCGCGCTCATACCGAATGGAAAATCGTCACCTTTTCGCCGCACCCCCGTTACGTGCTGGGCGGCCTGAAGGCCCGGCTTTTCACACTCGAGGACGCCGCGTTTCTGCGCCGCAATTTCGACATCCCCGAGCCGCTGGAAATCCCTTTTACTCGAGAATTCGCCTCGACGGAGCCGCGGCTGTTCCTCGACGAACTGCGGGCGCGTCTGGGCGTGACGGGCATCGTCGTCGGGCGCGAGTTCCGCTTCGGGCGCGATCGCTCCGGCGACGGCGAGTTTCTCGCCCGCTACTGTGCCGAGCGCGGGCTGGAACTGGCGCTGATGCCGCAGCTGGTCATGGACGACGGCATCGTCGTCAGCAGCACCCGCGTCCGCGACATGGTGCAGGCGGGGAACGTGGACCAGGCGGCGGAACTGCTCGGCTATCCGTGGTTCCTTTTTTCAGAAGTCGTGGGGGGCGAGCGCCGCGGGCGCGCCATGGGTTATCCCACGGCGAACATGCTTCCCGACGAAAAAAAACTGACGCCCGGTGAGGGCGTGTACGCCGGCGCGATGTGGCACGGCGGCCGCTGGTGGCCGGCGGCCATTTCGGTCGGGCGCAATCCGACGTTTCTCGTTCAGGGCAGTCTGCGCATCGAAGCGCATGTGATCGGTTTTCACGGCGATCTGTACGGCCGTCGGCCGCTGCTGGCCTTTTTGAAGCGGCTGCGCCTGATGACGCGCTTCAGCGGGCGCATGAGCCTGATGAAACAGCTGGCGCTCGACTGCGAGGAAACGCGGCGGGTCTTCGACGCCTCGCGGCCGCTGTTGAAAGTTTTCCATTGCCTGCCGTCGTTTGACTGATACTCGTTCTCAACTAAAAGAGCTCAATGAAGATACGATTCTTCGAAGCGCTCTGAAGGGCTTGTGCCGCGTCGCAGAGCATGCTCTGTGCGGCATTTCAACGATGTCTTTTTATTGAAAATCAGGATCAGTATGGACACAAGAAAATTCGGAATGCCTGTTGCCGGGCGTTCCGAATTTTTATGGTCTCGACCAAGATGGAAAAACTGACGATTGGTAAATTGAGCGGGACGGAGTATGATATTCGCAAGAAAATCATTTCGATATTCTGCGAGGGACTTGGATGAAGGATGATACCATGTCGCTGGCGCGCTGCCGGCGTTTTTCGCTGCATTCGCTTGTTCTGACGGGTATGCTTGGAGCGGTCGGCGCGCTGCTGATGATCCTCGAATTTCCGGTGCCTTTTGTGCCGCCGTTCGTGAAGTTCGATCTTTCCGAGCTGCCGGTGATCCTCGGCGGCTGCATGATGGGGCCCGGCGCCGGAGCTTTTGCGGCGGTCGTCAAGGTAACGCTCAATTTCCTGCTTAACGGCACGACGACCATGGGCGTCGGCGAGGCGGCAAACCTGTGGGGCAGTCTGTGCTACGTCGTGCCCGCGGCGCTTTTTTACGGCCGCCGGCGCACGAAACGCGCCGCTGCGCAGGCGCTGCTTTGGGGCACGCTGTGCGCTTCGTCGCTGATCGTGCTGGGCAACTTTTTCGTCTTTTTTCCTGCTTACGCGCGCCTGCTGGGACTGAAAATGGAGACGGTGATCGGCATGGGGCACGCCGCCAATGCCGCGGTGACGGATCTCTATACGCTGATGATCTACGCCCTGCTGCCGTTCAACCTGTTCAAATACGGCGTCACCTCGCTGCTGGCGTTTGTGATGTACAAGCGGCTGAAGCGGTTCCTGCGCTTTCCCGGTGAGGAACGCGAGCGGGGGAGAGAAACATGGGACGAATGAAGCCGCCGGAAGGGAGCTGCCCCTGGAGCGCAGCGGATCCCCTGCTGAAAGAATATCACGATCGCGAGTGGGGTGTGCCGCAGCATGACGACCGCGTCCTCTTCGAGCATCTGCTGATGGAATCCATGAGCTGCGGGCTGAGCTGGCTGCTGATGCTGCGCAAGCGCCGATGCTTCGCGCGCAATTTCAGCCGGTTCGATTACGCTCAGGTGGCCGGATACGACGAGGCAACAGTCGCTCGGATCATGGCCGATCCCGAGATGATCCACGCCGAACGCAAAGTGCGCGCCGTCGTGGACAACGCCCGGCGCTTTCTCGACGTGCGCCGGGAATTCGGCAGCTTCGCGGCGTACGTCTGGAGCTTCACGGACGGGCGCACCGTGATCTATCCCGCGTATCAAAAACAGCGCCTGACGCGCAGCGCTCTTTCCGACGCGTTCAGCGGCGACCTGCGCCGACGCGGCTTCAAGTTCGTCGGCACGGTGAGCATGTTCTCGTTCCTCGAAGCCTGCGGCATGATCAACGATCATCTGCACGGCTGCTTCCGCTGCGGCGAAACGCGCGCGCTGAATAAAACCGTGATCGTAGCGGATCCCGACGCGCCGTGGATCGTCGGGAAGTAAGGAAGCCCGCGTTCATTTCTTGCGGCTTTGAAGCGCTTGTGTTATGATGAACCCGCTTTTGAGAACGACCCCGTAGCCCAGATGGATAGAGCGACTGCCTCCTAAGCAGTAGGTCGCGCGTTCGAGTCGCGCCGGGGCCGCCAAATGATAACGATTCGGCTTGATTCAAAGTCGGTTGAAAATCGCCCTCGAAACCTTTGTTACAAAGGCTTTGAGGGCGATTTTGCGTTGGGTTGTTCTGCCGTCAGCCGGCGAGCTCCAGCGTTTTGACTGCCAGCGGGGCCGGGAGGATCAGCGTGTCGATGACGCTCAGTCGCAGCGCGCCCAGCATACAGGCGGGCTGGAGCAGAGACGAGCAGACGGCGGTCACTTCGGGAACGTTGCGGAGCCGTTCGATCGAGGGTTGCAGGACGTTGTTGACTTTTGCCGCGATGATCCGTCCGTCGACGTCGAAATAATGTGCCAGCACGCGGCCGGTGCAGGCGTTTTGCGTCAGCCGCGCGCCGAAGCGGTATTCGACGCCGAGGTCGGGATAGGCGGCGCAGTTCGAGACGGAAATGACGGCGCGGTCCATGGCGTCCCAGCGCCGGAGGATGTCGCCGCAGGCTTTTGTTGCAGTGAAGGCGTTCAGTTCCTCTTCTGATTCGAAAAAGGCCGGCATGTGCAGAAATTCGGCTTTCATGCCCGTCTGGTCGGCGAGAAGGGCGACGATCTCGTTCGTGCGATAGCCGCGATACGAAGCGCCGATGCTGCCGATGAGCGGAAAGATCGCCGACTGGCCGCGGAGTGCCTTTTTTTTCGTGCCTTCGGCGTAGTCGGCGAGCTGTCCCATCATGTGCCCCCAGCCGACGCCGGTGTTTTCGGGCTGAGTTTCGCCGTCGAAACAGAAGCGGTAGGCGGCCGCGGTGACGGCGGCGTCAGTCTGGCTGTGATTGTTCAGCGCGGGAACGACGATGGCCTTTTTGATGGAGAAGAGGGATTCCAGCCGGCGGGCGATCAGCGGCGTCTGGCTTGCGGCGCGGTTGATCGTGATGGTGACGATGCCGGTCGTTCGCGCTTCGCGCAGCAGCACGCTGACCATGGGGCGCGAAACGCCCAGCCTCGCGGCGACGGCTTGCTGCGTCATGTTTTCTTCGTAGTAAAGGCGGGCGGCTTCGATGAGCCGTTCGATTTTCGATGAGGGCACCGGTGATCACCTTGAATCTCCGAAAATGATTTAACGCCCGTTCATTGTACCAAAATCCGCCGCGGCGGCGAAGGTGCAAAAAAGGAATCCCCGCGCGGAGGATTCCTTTTTTTGTGCGGACTTCAGCTCTTTTCCTCGTACAGTTCGATCAACGCGTCGTCCATTATCACGAAGGCCAGACGCGCCGTGTCGGAGAGGACTTCAGGCCCGAAGACGATCTGCTGTGCCTGTTTCAGATAGGGATCCATGTCGTCCACTTTGTAGGCGACGTGGAAGAGCTTGGAGAGGATTTCGGGAAAGCGCGTGCCTTCCTCGAACTTGAGGTATTCGATCTTGTAGTCGTACTCGTCGACGCTCTGGTTGACCCAGAAGCGTCCCCACTCGTTCCAGACCATTCCGGGTTTTTTGTTCAGCACGGGGATCCCGATGTGCATGTATTCGGCGGACATGAAGCTCGCTCCTTTCGTCGGTCTACTTGCTCAGCTCCTCATAGAACTCGAAAGCTTCCGTGTCGGTGAATTTTTCGTGGACGATCTTGGCGACGGCGCGGCACATGGCTGCGGGATGCCCGCTCTGGAAAATATTGCGTCCCATGTCGACGCCGCAGGCCCCTGACTGGATGGCGCGCTAGGCCATCGTCAGCGCCTCCCGCTCGGGCATCTTTTTGCCGCCGGCGATGACGATCGGCACGGGGCAGGCCGCCGCGACCTTTTCGAAGTCGTCGCAGTAATAGGTCTTGACGATGGAGGCTCCCAGCTCGGCGAGAAGACGCGTCGCCAGCAGGAAATACTGCGTGGTACGCGCCATTTCCTTGCCGACGGCGGTCACTCCGAGCACCGGCAGGCCGTAGCGGTTGCCCCGGTCGACGGCGCGGCAGAGCGCCTCCAGCGAATCGCGCTCGCCGGCTCCGCCGACGAAGCACTGGATCGCGATGGCGGCCGCGTTCATGCGCAGCGCCTCTTCGATGTCCAGCCCCGATCCCGAGCCGGTGGACATGTCGTCGAAAAGCACCGAGGCGTCGTGCGTAGCCCGCAGGCAGACTGGCTTGTTCACCGTGGGCGGAATGCAGGATCGAATCGCGCCGCGCGTAGCCATCAGCACGTCGGCGTATTCGGCGAGAGGCGCGATCGAGAGGTCGAGGCGTTCCAGGCCGGCGGTGGGGCCCATGATGTAGCCGTGGTCGAACGCCAGCATCATCGTGTGGCCGCTTTGGGGATTGAAGA from Pyramidobacter piscolens W5455 includes these protein-coding regions:
- the ribF gene encoding riboflavin biosynthesis protein RibF, which encodes MIVCIGAFDGYHRGHFSLFRQAREMAARAHTEWKIVTFSPHPRYVLGGLKARLFTLEDAAFLRRNFDIPEPLEIPFTREFASTEPRLFLDELRARLGVTGIVVGREFRFGRDRSGDGEFLARYCAERGLELALMPQLVMDDGIVVSSTRVRDMVQAGNVDQAAELLGYPWFLFSEVVGGERRGRAMGYPTANMLPDEKKLTPGEGVYAGAMWHGGRWWPAAISVGRNPTFLVQGSLRIEAHVIGFHGDLYGRRPLLAFLKRLRLMTRFSGRMSLMKQLALDCEETRRVFDASRPLLKVFHCLPSFD
- a CDS encoding ECF transporter S component: MKDDTMSLARCRRFSLHSLVLTGMLGAVGALLMILEFPVPFVPPFVKFDLSELPVILGGCMMGPGAGAFAAVVKVTLNFLLNGTTTMGVGEAANLWGSLCYVVPAALFYGRRRTKRAAAQALLWGTLCASSLIVLGNFFVFFPAYARLLGLKMETVIGMGHAANAAVTDLYTLMIYALLPFNLFKYGVTSLLAFVMYKRLKRFLRFPGEERERGRETWDE
- a CDS encoding DNA-3-methyladenine glycosylase I, with protein sequence MGRMKPPEGSCPWSAADPLLKEYHDREWGVPQHDDRVLFEHLLMESMSCGLSWLLMLRKRRCFARNFSRFDYAQVAGYDEATVARIMADPEMIHAERKVRAVVDNARRFLDVRREFGSFAAYVWSFTDGRTVIYPAYQKQRLTRSALSDAFSGDLRRRGFKFVGTVSMFSFLEACGMINDHLHGCFRCGETRALNKTVIVADPDAPWIVGK
- a CDS encoding sugar-binding transcriptional regulator, giving the protein MPSSKIERLIEAARLYYEENMTQQAVAARLGVSRPMVSVLLREARTTGIVTITINRAASQTPLIARRLESLFSIKKAIVVPALNNHSQTDAAVTAAAYRFCFDGETQPENTGVGWGHMMGQLADYAEGTKKKALRGQSAIFPLIGSIGASYRGYRTNEIVALLADQTGMKAEFLHMPAFFESEEELNAFTATKACGDILRRWDAMDRAVISVSNCAAYPDLGVEYRFGARLTQNACTGRVLAHYFDVDGRIIAAKVNNVLQPSIERLRNVPEVTAVCSSLLQPACMLGALRLSVIDTLILPAPLAVKTLELAG
- the lsrF gene encoding 3-hydroxy-5-phosphonooxypentane-2,4-dione thiolase, which gives rise to MADAQGNKAARDYGLDRSADRGGFFVKGLNNTDWGMKNRLSRLFNPQSGHTMMLAFDHGYIMGPTAGLERLDLSIAPLAEYADVLMATRGAIRSCIPPTVNKPVCLRATHDASVLFDDMSTGSGSGLDIEEALRMNAAAIAIQCFVGGAGERDSLEALCRAVDRGNRYGLPVLGVTAVGKEMARTTQYFLLATRLLAELGASIVKTYYCDDFEKVAAACPVPIVIAGGKKMPEREALTMA